A window from Opitutia bacterium ISCC 52 encodes these proteins:
- a CDS encoding HU family DNA-binding protein, with product MNKAELVDAISEGAGISKADAGKALDTTLEAVTKSLSGGNAVSLVGFGNFSVSRRNARTGRNPQTGAEIQIPARNAVKFSAGKALKDAVQ from the coding sequence ATGAATAAAGCTGAACTTGTAGACGCTATCTCCGAAGGCGCTGGAATATCAAAAGCCGACGCCGGCAAAGCCCTGGACACTACTCTTGAAGCAGTGACCAAATCGCTCTCAGGGGGAAATGCTGTCTCCTTAGTTGGATTCGGTAACTTTTCTGTGTCTCGCCGCAATGCGCGCACAGGCCGTAATCCACAAACAGGCGCTGAAATTCAGATTCCTGCTCGCAACGCGGTTAAATTCTCCGCTGGCAAAGCCCTTAAAGATGCGGTCCAATAG